A stretch of the Arachis stenosperma cultivar V10309 chromosome 6, arast.V10309.gnm1.PFL2, whole genome shotgun sequence genome encodes the following:
- the LOC130936667 gene encoding vacuolar protein sorting-associated protein 55 homolog produces the protein MKTFYNYVTDFFSFYLILQNWCSWTLFLVFPVLAGLAFMFSASILLQILACAIYSNWWPMLSALMYVLVPMPCLFFGGGNTHFLMSRDGGGWIDAAKFLTGASAVGSIAIPIILRHAHMIETGAMLIELVSFFIFICTVMCFHQASLDDDW, from the exons ATGAAAACTTTCTATAATTATGTTACTgactttttttcattttatctgATCTTACAAAATTGGTGTTCTTGGACTCTGTTCCTCGTCTTTCCAGT CCTTGCTGGGCTGGCTTTTATGTTTTCAGCTAGCATTCTGCTACAGATTCTG GCGTGTGCAATATACAGCAATTGGTGGCCTATGTTATCAG CTCTTATGTATGTGCTGGTACCTATGCCTTGCTTATTCTTTGGTGGTGGAAACACTCATTTTCTGATGAGCCGAGATGGTGGGGG TTGGATAGATGCTGCTAAATTTTTAACTGGTGCATCCGCAGTTGGGAGTATAGCCATTCCTATAATCCTCAGGCATGCTCATATGATTGAGACAGGAGCAATGCTCATTGAGCTTGTCTCGTTCTTCATTTTTATATGTACTGTTATGTGTTTCCACCAAGCGAGCCTCGACGATGATTGGTGA